GATATGCACCAATGACTTGCAAATCCGGAGTCCCGGACAGCTTCTTATGGCCAGTTCCAGCAGGTAGCAGCAGCACATCACCTGCATGAAGAACAAGCTTGCTCCCTTGTTCCCCGCCAATTTGCACCAAAGCAGAACCCTTCATTATCCCAAGCACCTCATGGGCATTACTGTGATAATGATGGTATGAGAAAACTCCATCCACCCAGCTGTTTCTCCAGTTATGAGATTGGAATATCTTCCCTATATTATGTTCACTATTTTTTAACACCCGCTTATAATGCAGGACTGGAAATGTAGGATGATTAGGAATAAAGCCATTTGGCTCAAAGTAGTAGAGCGTGATATCTCGAGTCATCTTAGCCCACTCCCCCTCTCTACCTTCCCTATACCCCCTTTAAGCAAAAATCACTCCTACTAAAGCATTAAAAAAGTTTTTTGTATTTTCATCAATATACTTTAAATTCCATTTTTCTTGCCGATATAGAAAGAACCCACATAAGAAAAGGAACAGCGCCTTTTGATCTAATTTTATCCCTTTACATACGGTGCTTTGTTTTCGTTTCTACAACTTATTTTTCTTAAAGGAGAAGGACAGGTAATGAACATCAGCATTAAACAAAAACTTATCGGAAGCTTTATTATCATTTCCCTCATTTTTACCATTGCTTCCTATTACTCTTACAGCAGCTCCAAAAAAACAGAAGATTCTTTTGAATATCTTATTAACACTGTTGCTGAGCTGCGCACTATCAGTGATGAAATCAAAACTAATACAGCACAGCAAGTAGCAAGCTACAGAGGCTTTATGCTTTATGAAACACCAGAATTTAAAAGCCAGCTAAATGGAGCAAACAGCAATATTAAAAATCTTGTTGAAAAAGGCAAAAAGCTCGCAACACTTAAAGAAACAAAAGACAGACTAGATGAAATCCAAAAATTGAATGAGGAATTCTTCCAAAATGCAAACTCTGTTATGAACAGCCTGTCAAGCCCGTCCACCAATAAAGAGGCAGCTATTGCTGAAGGCTTAGAAACAATTACACCTCTTTCAAATAATATGTTAGACAGAACCACCTCCTTAATAACATGGCTAAATAACGAGATTATGGAACCAAAAATAGCTGAAGCTCAACAAGATGCGCAAAACCGTTCCCTTATCATCTTGATTGTCAGCATTGCAGCAACTGTCATTGCTATTGCTGCAGGTGTGTTCCAGTCGCTCTTTATTACAAAACCAATCAGCAAGCTGCAAAGAAAAATGCAGCAAGTCGCAGACGGAGATTTAAACACAGAACCGCTGTTGCTTAAAAATAAAGATGAAATTTATCACTTGAATGAATCATTTACACAAATGCAAGACAGCTTAAAAGACATGATTACGAAAATTGCCAGCAATGCAGACCATGTTGCTTCAAGTGCAGAACAGCTGAATGCAAGTGCCGACCAGTCAACACGGGCAGCGGAAAACATCACATCCTCCATTCAGCAGATTGCTAGCAGCACAGACATTACAATTGCTAAAACAAACGATAACTCCAGCTCTCTGTCTGGCATCCTTAATGGCATTCTTAAAATTGAGAAGGATACAAATGTTGTCTCAGAGCTTTCCAAAACAGCTTCTAGCAATGCAGAAAAGGGGTCAAATTCTATCAGCAGCTCCTTGGCTCAAATGGAATCCATCTTTCAGTCTGTTAATCGTTCCAATAGTGTTATCGCTTCTCTTTCTGAAAGGTCTAAGGAAATCGGTTCGATCATTGATATTATCAGCAATATTGCTGAACAGACAAACCTGCTTGCATTGAATGCGGCTATTGAAGCTGCCAGAGCCGGAGAGAACGGCAAAGGCTTTGCTGTTGTTGCAGATGAAGTGCGCAAGCTTGCAGAACAATCACAAGTATCAGCAAAGGATATTTCCAGACTGTTGAGCGGCATTCAAAAGGATACTGCTGAATCAGTTGAACTATTAAATGATGCGAAGTCACAAGCAGAAAATGGTGTGAAAATCTCAACAGAAACTGCTGCTACATTTGGTGAGATTTTGAACAGCACAAAAATGGTTACACCTAAAATCAGCGCGGTGGCAGAAACGATTCAGCGCATCGCTTCTTATGTAAAAGAAGTAACAGCCTCTGCTGATGAAATCGCCACATTATCAAAAGTAAATGGCAATAATACAGAGGAAGTTGCTTCATCGACTGAGGAGCAATTAGCTTCAATGGAAGAAATCAAGGCTTCCGCTCAAGTATTAGCTGGCATGGCTGAAGAACTGATGACAGTTGTGAACCAATTCAAAATCTAAAATCTGAAACTATTTTAACCCACAAAGGATATTTCCTTTGTGGGTTTTTCGTGCTTATTTTTATTGTATGCTTGAACATTTCAAAAAAGACTACGCCTGTCCTACTGGCACCTTTACATCTAAGCTTTTCAGAATTTCTTCAGAGCTAGTTACAGTACCAAAAAACTGGTGTATTGTCTTTAATGACATATCATACGCTTCACGGGTGAAAGCGCCTGTACAATCAGACAATAGAAGCACATCATAATCAAGCATAAAGCCGTCTCTGGCAGTTGATTCCACACATATATTTGTGCTGACACCTGCCATAAGCAATGTTTCAATTTCCATGGCGCGGAGGACAGAATCAAATCTTGTGTTGATAAAAGCACTATAACGATGCTTCACCACAATAACATCCTCTTTTTCGTCTGGAGTTAATTGGAAGAATTCAGCACCCCATGTGTCTTTGCGGCAAAGATCTGTTTGGCTTTTACCCTTTAATCGCTTTACCCAAGTCTTTGAGTCTGTACTGTCCTCATGAATTGTCTGAATGTAGATTACCGGCACGTTCTTTTCCTTGCATGCACGTATCATTCTATGAAGATTTGGCATCATCTGTTCCGCCATTGAGACGTCCAAGCCTTGCTTTGCCAAGCTTCCTTCTTTATGACAGTAGTCGTTTTGCACATCGACAATAACAAGTGCACTTCGAGCTGGATTCCATTCTACACCCATCCATATTCACCCTTTCCTAAGTCATTTAAGCATTGCTCCTTCTTAGTATTTGTTAAAGGCTAAACTGTATCCACAAAAAAACAACTGCTTGAAGGAGTGAATACCTTAAAGCAGTTGTTTGTAATCAGCCTGAAACTTAAATATTTAATTCAAGAGACAAGTATTTATACTCTAAATAGTCCTCAATTCCATACTTACCGCCTTCACGGCCAACACCAGATTCCTTAACGCCGCCAAACGGTGCTTGTGCAACTGTTGGCAGCGGATCATTAATGCCAATGATGCCATACTCCAACGATTCAGACACGCGGAAGATTCGCGAAACGTCATTAGTGTAAAAATAAGCAGCAAGGCCATAGACTGTATTATTGGCTAATGCTACTGCTTCCTCTTCTGTTTCGAAATCAAAGAGTGGAGCAACCGGCCCAAACGTTTCTTCCGAAGCAATTTTCATATCATGTGTGGCATGTGCTAGGATAGTCGGTTCATAGAAGAAACCATTTTTGAATTGGTCTCCTTCCGGTTTTTTCCCGCCTGTAAGCAGCTTCGCTCCTTTTTTGATAGAATCCTCAACATGCTCAGCTGTTTTTTTAACCGCATTTTCATTGATGAGCGGCCCGATTGTGATGCCGTCCTCAAGCCCATTTCCAACAACCAGTGCTGTCATTTTCTCTGTCAGTATTTGAGCGAATTTTTCACTGATGCTCTTCTGTACATAAACACGGTTTGTACATACACAGGTTTGGCCTGCATTGCGGAATTTACTTGCAATCACACCGTCTGCTGCTTTCTCCAAATCTGCATCTTCAAAGATAAGGAATGGAGCATGACCGCCAAGTTCCATCGAGATTTTTTTCATTGTATCTGCCGCGCGCTTCGCAAGCTCTTTACCTACCTTAGTTGAACCAGTAAATGTTATCTTGCGAACATCTGGGCTTTCCATCATCGCATCTCCAATTTCCTTTGGCATGCCGTGAACAAGATTTAATACGCCTTTCGGCAAACCAGCATCATGAAAAGCCTTCATGACTTCAATGGCAGTCAGCGGCGTGGACTCTGCCGGTTTAATTACTACCGTACAGCCTGCTGCAAGAGCTGGGGCAACCTTTCTTAGTATCATCGCTATCGGAAAATTCCAAGGAGTAATAGCGCCAACGACACCAATTGGCTGCCTTAATACAAGAATCCTCTTCGTTGGAGAGCTGGAAGGAACTGTGTCGCCATATATGCGTTTTCCTTCCTCTGCATACCAATCAAGGTATTCTGCTGCAAGCTGCACTTCTCCTCTGCTTTCTGCAAGAGGTTTTCCCATCTCTGTTGTAATGGTGTTTGCTAATGAATCAACACGGTCACGAAGTAAATCAGCCGCTTTTTTCAAATATACATACCTGTCTTTTGCTGTCAGCTTCGACCACGCACTAAGCGCCTCTTTAGCAGCGCCAATAGCTATTTGTGCATCTTCCTTTCCGCCTTTTGCTGTTTCTTTAATCAGCTCTCCTGTGGCCGGATTATGAACAGGATATGTTTCACCGCCTAGCGCTTCACACCATTCTCCATTTATATACAACATATATAATCCTCCTTTTTGGATGCGGGCAATTTAAGTTGTTGGATTACCAAAACATTGTGCTAAAGTACACATATATACGTTCCTTAAAGCACACCTCTTTTCATCTTAAAAACTCGATGAGGTTTTAAATCCAAAAAACTGTTACCCGATGCATGTATTTTCATTAAATTCGGTTTATGTGTTTTATAAGATACAACCCTATTTTAACAGATTGCACAGGCTATCCCCTGCCTAGAAGCTCACAGCAGGATTGGATAATAACACCAATGATACTTCAGTCTGCCTTATATTGCCCTTTAACGGGGAGTTCAGTCTTCAAATTAATATGCTTGGAAGGTATAAAAAAAGAGCGGTTTCCCGCTCTTATTCCAAGTTACCAGCAAGCATATCGTGAACCTTTTGCTTTTCCTCATCAGAAACAAGCAAGTAATACGTTCCAGTGGAAGTATCACCTGTTCCAGCAACTTCATACTGTTCTATATTATTTCTTGCATTGCGATAGTTCTTTTGAATATCCATCATTTCGTCAAAAGTCATGTTTGTTTTCACATTGCTGCCAAGCACATTTAAGATATCATCGAACTTAGAGACAGAAGAAATGCTTGCTGCCTTGTCAATGATAGCTGTCAGCACCTTCCGCTGGCGTTCATTTCTGCCGAAATCTCCGTTTGGATCAAGATGGCGCATACGTACAAATCCAAGTGCCTTCGCACCATCCAATTGGATGTTGCCTTCTGCATAATGATAACCTTTTTTATAGTAGCCTTCATCAATCCAGTCCAGTTCATTATTGACTGTAATTCCACCGACTGCATCAACAAGATCACTTAAAGCTTCCATATTTACTTGTGCATAATAATCAATATCAATGCCAGTGAAATTCTCTACCGTATCAAGAGCCATCTTCACACCGCCGTAGGCATAAGCTGCATTGATTTTTGTTGTTTTATCTGCACCGATAATTTCTGTTTTTGTGTCCCTTGGGATGCTAACTATCTGCATTTTTTTCGCTTGCGGGTTGACTGTCAATACCATAAGCGTATCAGAGCGCCCTACATCCCCTT
This DNA window, taken from Niallia sp. Man26, encodes the following:
- a CDS encoding cupin domain-containing protein, yielding MTRDITLYYFEPNGFIPNHPTFPVLHYKRVLKNSEHNIGKIFQSHNWRNSWVDGVFSYHHYHSNAHEVLGIMKGSALVQIGGEQGSKLVLHAGDVLLLPAGTGHKKLSGTPDLQVIGAYPNGQDYNTRRDTEEDYRAAIAEIENAPFPEEDPIFGKRGPLIEIWTKTKE
- a CDS encoding methyl-accepting chemotaxis protein, with translation MNISIKQKLIGSFIIISLIFTIASYYSYSSSKKTEDSFEYLINTVAELRTISDEIKTNTAQQVASYRGFMLYETPEFKSQLNGANSNIKNLVEKGKKLATLKETKDRLDEIQKLNEEFFQNANSVMNSLSSPSTNKEAAIAEGLETITPLSNNMLDRTTSLITWLNNEIMEPKIAEAQQDAQNRSLIILIVSIAATVIAIAAGVFQSLFITKPISKLQRKMQQVADGDLNTEPLLLKNKDEIYHLNESFTQMQDSLKDMITKIASNADHVASSAEQLNASADQSTRAAENITSSIQQIASSTDITIAKTNDNSSSLSGILNGILKIEKDTNVVSELSKTASSNAEKGSNSISSSLAQMESIFQSVNRSNSVIASLSERSKEIGSIIDIISNIAEQTNLLALNAAIEAARAGENGKGFAVVADEVRKLAEQSQVSAKDISRLLSGIQKDTAESVELLNDAKSQAENGVKISTETAATFGEILNSTKMVTPKISAVAETIQRIASYVKEVTASADEIATLSKVNGNNTEEVASSTEEQLASMEEIKASAQVLAGMAEELMTVVNQFKI
- a CDS encoding NAD-dependent succinate-semialdehyde dehydrogenase, whose protein sequence is MLYINGEWCEALGGETYPVHNPATGELIKETAKGGKEDAQIAIGAAKEALSAWSKLTAKDRYVYLKKAADLLRDRVDSLANTITTEMGKPLAESRGEVQLAAEYLDWYAEEGKRIYGDTVPSSSPTKRILVLRQPIGVVGAITPWNFPIAMILRKVAPALAAGCTVVIKPAESTPLTAIEVMKAFHDAGLPKGVLNLVHGMPKEIGDAMMESPDVRKITFTGSTKVGKELAKRAADTMKKISMELGGHAPFLIFEDADLEKAADGVIASKFRNAGQTCVCTNRVYVQKSISEKFAQILTEKMTALVVGNGLEDGITIGPLINENAVKKTAEHVEDSIKKGAKLLTGGKKPEGDQFKNGFFYEPTILAHATHDMKIASEETFGPVAPLFDFETEEEAVALANNTVYGLAAYFYTNDVSRIFRVSESLEYGIIGINDPLPTVAQAPFGGVKESGVGREGGKYGIEDYLEYKYLSLELNI
- a CDS encoding LCP family protein — encoded protein: MKKKILITIGCILAVLVLGIGGYAAYLYHYVEKTADKMYQPIDDEEQSAAKKREENLSNSKPISIALMGVDEREGDVGRSDTLMVLTVNPQAKKMQIVSIPRDTKTEIIGADKTTKINAAYAYGGVKMALDTVENFTGIDIDYYAQVNMEALSDLVDAVGGITVNNELDWIDEGYYKKGYHYAEGNIQLDGAKALGFVRMRHLDPNGDFGRNERQRKVLTAIIDKAASISSVSKFDDILNVLGSNVKTNMTFDEMMDIQKNYRNARNNIEQYEVAGTGDTSTGTYYLLVSDEEKQKVHDMLAGNLE
- a CDS encoding cysteine hydrolase, which encodes MGVEWNPARSALVIVDVQNDYCHKEGSLAKQGLDVSMAEQMMPNLHRMIRACKEKNVPVIYIQTIHEDSTDSKTWVKRLKGKSQTDLCRKDTWGAEFFQLTPDEKEDVIVVKHRYSAFINTRFDSVLRAMEIETLLMAGVSTNICVESTARDGFMLDYDVLLLSDCTGAFTREAYDMSLKTIHQFFGTVTSSEEILKSLDVKVPVGQA